A genomic region of Pueribacillus theae contains the following coding sequences:
- a CDS encoding CitMHS family transporter has product MLSLIGFITILIIVALLLSGKLTPMIPLVLIPIIGAFAAGFGFGEIGGFFNDGIGDVINVVVMFIFAILYFGLMQDVGLFDPLITKMITWSKGNVVTVSVASVIIAAVAHLDGSGASTFLITIPALLPLYQRLRMNPYLLLLLVGGSASVMNMVPWAGPLGRTASVLKMDVTELWRPLIPVQIIGMVLMLVLAVFLGLRERKRIERKYGVVDAKAAVADILEGAKDETSEKHQLARPKMLWLNVILTIAVIGVLVWGIIPAGFAFMIGLCIALPLNYPKIKDQTARIRAHAPNALTMASIILAAGSFLGILSGTGMLDAIAENTVKIMPGFIGPYLHLVLGVLGMPFELLLSTDAYYFALLPVAEHIGSGFGIGSLSMAYSMIVGNIVGTFISPFSPALWMALGLANLEMGKHIRYSIFWLWGISLVLLVISTMIGVIHI; this is encoded by the coding sequence ATGTTAAGTTTGATTGGATTTATTACGATTCTTATTATTGTCGCTCTGTTATTAAGCGGAAAGCTCACACCGATGATTCCGTTGGTTCTGATTCCAATTATCGGGGCTTTTGCAGCTGGATTTGGATTCGGGGAGATTGGCGGCTTTTTCAATGATGGCATTGGAGACGTCATCAATGTCGTTGTCATGTTTATCTTCGCTATTTTGTATTTCGGATTGATGCAGGATGTAGGGTTGTTCGATCCGTTGATTACCAAAATGATTACATGGTCGAAGGGAAATGTCGTCACTGTTAGTGTTGCCAGTGTTATAATTGCGGCAGTCGCACACTTGGACGGTTCTGGAGCTTCCACATTCCTGATTACGATTCCAGCATTGCTGCCGCTATATCAGCGTTTGCGGATGAATCCGTATTTGCTGTTGTTGCTCGTTGGCGGAAGTGCCAGTGTGATGAACATGGTACCGTGGGCAGGACCGCTTGGCAGAACAGCATCTGTTTTGAAAATGGATGTAACGGAATTATGGCGCCCGCTCATCCCGGTACAAATCATCGGCATGGTGTTGATGCTTGTCCTGGCTGTTTTCCTCGGGCTTAGGGAAAGGAAGCGTATTGAGCGAAAATATGGTGTTGTTGATGCAAAAGCGGCTGTGGCGGATATTCTTGAAGGGGCGAAGGACGAGACTAGTGAAAAGCATCAGCTGGCACGTCCGAAGATGCTGTGGCTCAATGTTATCCTCACGATTGCTGTTATTGGTGTGCTCGTTTGGGGAATTATTCCGGCCGGTTTCGCCTTCATGATTGGATTATGTATCGCACTGCCGCTGAACTATCCAAAAATCAAAGATCAGACAGCTAGAATCAGGGCGCATGCCCCGAATGCACTGACCATGGCATCGATTATTTTGGCTGCCGGTTCTTTTTTGGGTATCTTATCCGGTACAGGCATGCTGGATGCCATCGCTGAAAATACGGTCAAAATCATGCCTGGTTTTATTGGCCCTTATTTGCATTTAGTGCTCGGTGTACTAGGTATGCCATTTGAATTGCTCTTGAGTACGGATGCTTATTATTTCGCATTGCTTCCTGTCGCAGAGCATATCGGCAGCGGCTTTGGCATTGGTTCTTTATCGATGGCCTACTCCATGATTGTCGGAAATATTGTTGGCACGTTCATCAGTCCTTTTTCACCTGCGCTCTGGATGGCACTCGGCCTAGCGAACTTGGAAATGGGCAAGCATATTCGCTACAGCATATTTTGGCTATGGGGCATCAGCCTTGTCCTGTTGGTTATTTCTACCATGATTGGCGTTATTCATATTTAA